From the genome of Sediminibacter sp. Hel_I_10:
TACAGAGTCCAAGAACATCGCATCCTTTACATTTAATATCCAGAAACCTTGGTATGCCACCAATCTTGCCATAGCAATGTACTTGCTTATTGTGGTGTTGTTTTCAGTTTTTATGCATAATGTCTATAAAAGCTATTATAAAAAACAGAAAGAAAAATTAATTTTAGCGAATAAACGAGACCTAGAGTTAAAGGAACTTGAGACAGAGCAACAATTGATGCAGTTAAAAAATGAGAGTCTGCAACAAGATATCGAGAATAAAAATAGGGAATTAGCGATCTCTACAATGAGCTTAATTAAGAAAAACGAATTTTTGAATAGTATCAAAGATGAGCTGAAATCTTCGGAAACAGAAAAAGGCTTAAAGTCTGTTGTCAAAATTATTGATAAGAATATCAACAATACCGATGATTGGAAATTCTTTCAAGAGGCCTTCAATAACGCCGATAAGGACTTTCTGAAAAAGGTGAAATCTATACATCCTAAATTGACGCCTAACGATCTGAAGTTATGTGCCTATTTACGCTTAAACCTTACTTCAAAAGAAATTGCCCCACTTCTCAATATCTCTCCTAGAAGTGTAGAGGTGAAACGGTATCGATTGCGTAAAAAAATGAATTTACCGCATGAAGCGAGTCTTACCAACTATATTTTAGAGATGTAAATACCATACAATTCCTTTTTAGTCCTATACATTACCCATACAAAATAGCTTAAATCCTCTATTACAACGTTTTCGTTCAATAATTTTTAATTGCTAACAGCGCCGTAAAACCTGATAATAATTATCGATTTCCTAATTTTTAAACGGTTTTATTGAGATGTATGCTATTTGTTGGGGTGAAATTTATTATATTGAAATAGATTTCGCCTAGATTTATCATTCCCAAATTATACCTACAAGTTACAGCTTGATCCTTTTAATCAGATTCACCATAGATTTTGATAAAGAGAAGCATATCAATCGAGTTAGCAATCAGTTTTCAATTAATGTTAAATTTTTATTTGAATGAATAGAATAATAAAAAAGCAAGGCTTCCTTTTCATGTTCTTGTTGTTTTCTGCAATGTCTTTTTCCCAAAACGAAAAGGTTTATGTGAGAAATGACCAAGATGGAATGACTTTAATGGTCAATGGAGAAGCGTTTATGGTCAATGGTATGAACTGGGATTATATTCCAATTGGTACCAATACAGTGGACGCCAATTTTTGGAAAAAATCTGATGATATTATTAAGGCGGGCCTAGATTCTGAAATGTCTTTGCTTAAGAATATGGGGGTTAATGTCATTAGACAGTACACGGGTGTGCCTGCAAGATGGATTGAGTACATCTACAAAAATTATGGCATCTACACCATGTTAAATCATCCGTTTGGAAGATACGGACTTACTCTAGACGGTGTTTGGACGCCTGTTACCATTTATGATGATGCCGCAACCCAAGAACATTTAATGGATGAAGTCAACAATTTGGTTAATGAATATAAAGATACGCCAGGATTGTTGTTGTATTTATTGGGAAATGAAAATAACTACGGACTTTTTTGGCAAGGGGCAGAAACCGAAGATTTCCCAGATGATGAGGAAGAAAAGAAATTTATTGGTGAAAAGCGCGGGCGTCCCATGTATCGTTTAATGAATGATGCAGCAAAAGCAATGAAAGCTATAGACGGTTCGCATCCTGTAGCCATTTGTAACGGCGATGTTCTTTTTATAGATATTGTAGCAGAAGAGTGTAAAGACGTAGATATCTACGGAACCAATACGTATCGAGGTGTCTCATTTACAGACATGTTTGATGTGGTAAAAGAAAAATTAGATATGCCGGTCTTGTTTACAGAGTTTGGTGCAGATGCTTTTAATGCTAAGGAAAATAGAGAAGATCAGAAAGCACAAGCGTATTACATGGTAGAAAACTGGAAAGAAATTTACCAAAATGCTTCAGGATTAGGAAAAACAGGAGTATCCATCGGTGGCTTTACATTTCAATTTAGCGATGGCTGGTGGAAATATGGTTTTGACGACAGGGAAAATGCAGATATTCATGATAATAATGCATCCTGGGCAAACGGAGGTTATCTTAAAGACTATGTCCCAGGACGTAACAACATGAATGAGGAGTGGTTTGGGATTTGTGCCAAAGGCCCAACGAACGAGCGTGGTCTTTATGAGCTCTATCCACGTGCTGCTTATTATGCTTTAAAAGAAGCCCATCAGCTTAATCCTTACGATACGGATATGACAGGGGATTTTGTTACTAATTATTTCAATAATATTCAATTGGTCGATGCGGTTTTGAGAGCTAGAGGAGATAAAGCGGCCTTAGGCGGTAATGACCAAAAAATAAGATTAAGTCAATTGACAGCAAAATTCACAACGTTCAATACGGGAGGAAGCCTCATTACAACCCCAGAAACTCCAGAACCCGATGGTAATGTATTTCCTAACCAGTTGGGTTTTGATCATATGCAATCTTACTTTATTGGTGTAGAAGGAAACCCCGCTCCCAATGTAAGGGCAGAAGTTAATTTTAACGTAGTTGGAAATGTAGCTCAAAACCCAATAGATGAAATTTTCTACGAAAATAGATCAAGACCATTAACTGTTAATTCAGATGACGGTGACGTTGTTTTGGGAGATGTCAATAAGGTAAACCTCTATCAAGCGGAATTTGAATGGAATGCAAAGGATTTTGACCTTCGTGGATTTTATAGAACAAGTCATTACCATTGGCAATATGAAGGGGATTTTTTCGGTCTTTATCCAGAGGCTAATTATGGTCCTAATCTAGACATATACGGAGGAGAAATTCTAGGTATAGAGATGGATGGGAAAGGTGCTTTTGATGGTTTAAAGGCGGCCTTTGGTCCGCAATTATGGTGGGGTGCAAATCCAACCATGTTATTTAAATATCAAAAAAGTCTTGGTAATTATGATATTACAGGGATTTATCATAGGGACGTTGAGACGGAGCTGCGATTTGACGAAAGTGGTCGTCGTGTTCTAGATCAAAACCAGCTGCGAAGTGGTATCATTCCAGCGTATCCAACAGAGAGAGCAACCATTGCTGTAGAGCGTGAACTTGGTGATTTTGGAATAACTCTTGGCGGTATTTGGAGTGGAAGCCCATTAAACGGAAGTTCTTTTCAAGATGTTAAAGATGGGGTCGTTTATGTAGATAAAGTAGAAAGTAATGATAACTGGGGAGCAAAAGCTAAAGTTACCTATGAAGGTGGTCGATTTAATGCCTATGCCCAAGGTGCTGTTATGGGTTTAGTGGCAAATGGAGGAGCAGATGCCACCCAAACTTTCACCGGTTGGAAGTTAAAGGACTCTGGAAGTGGAAACCTCAATAATGTCTTAGCAGGATTTACGTATTCGTTTTCAAACTTTCAAATTGCTCCAAACTTTATGTGGCAAAAACCATTGGTTGATCCAATGCCAAATGGGGTCAATGCTCCGGGCAGATTGAGAAATGTTATTGATGATCCATTCGCCGTTAGAGGTGGTAATAGAGAAACCACTGCAGGAGAGATTCTTTTTACATATGATCCTACTCCTGGGACATGGATGTATCAATGGGATAATGACCGATCAGAAGATGCAGAGTTCGCCATGAATTTAGGTTTTGTTTTCCGTCATCTGCCAACCACGCAAGATGGTGCTATCGGTTTTCAGGCAGATCGTACGTTTTTTGCTTTTCCTAATTCTGCACCGGCAGAAGACCTTTGGGAAATTCATTCTAGAATGGTCTCTAAGCTCACTCCAGATTTAGGATTAATAGGTAATTTCTACTACGGAAATGGTCAGGCTAATGGAGATAGTCAACGATTAATAAAACGCTTTGGAGGAAACGTTAGAGCGATCTATAAGAAAATGAAAGTAGAAACTCATGTGAAAGTAAACGATTGGGGACCTTTTGATTACCATCGTGATTTCAACTTAACGTTTCCGCTTCAGCTCATGTTAGATTTTTCAACATCTTTAGGAAAGCCAGATTGGTTCGTTTTACCGAGTACCACGATTGGTATTAGAGGAACTTGGCGTTCATTAAATCAATTTTCTCCACGATACGCACCAAATGCTTTAGACCCCAACGGGTTTGATAATGTACCAATTGTTAGTCCTGTTGGTTTTCCTAACGGAGATGAGTGGGAAATAAGAACGTACGTGCATATCAATATTGGCAAATAATAAAAATATCATGAATAAAATAAAAAATATATTCTCAAAAAATAACTGGTCAATCTTATTTCTGTTTTTGATCATTACTGGCTGCGAAAGAGACTTAACCGATGAAGCCGTCTTTGCTGAATTTCCAAATAATGGAGATGTGTTTACAGATTCATTTTCAGCAGGATTAGATTATTTCCCATTTGTTGGGGAAGGTGCCGATCCAGAGGCTTTTACTGTTGTTACCGATGAGGTTTACGAAGGTGATGCCGCAATGCGTTTTGATGTGCCTTCGTTTGGTAACGGATTTGTTGGTGCAACTTTCAATACAACCGTCAAAAGAAACCTTTCGGGCTTTGATGCACTTACTTTTTATGCAAAAGCATCACAGGCTGCAACCATAAACGAGATAGGATTTGGTATTGATGGTGAGAATAGTGATAGATATCAAACTACTTTAAATAATGTGGCAATAAGTACAAGTTGGAAAAAATATATTATACCAATACCTGATCCCTCTAAGCTTATTAATGTCTCTGGCTTACTTTGGATTGCAGAGGGAGCAACAAACGCGGATGATGAGGGCGGATATGTATTTTGGCTAGATGAAGTAAAGTTTGAGAGATTAGGGACTTTAGCTCAGCCACAACCGAGAATATTTGGCGGTATTGATTTAGAGCAGCCAGGATTTTTGGGTATTTCTACTTCAGTTACTGGGCTCAGCCAAACTTATAATTCAGCTAGTGGAGAAAATATCACTGTGAGCACTCAACCCGTTTTTTTTAATTTTCAGTCTTCAAATACTGATGTTGCAATAGTTGATGAATCTGGTGTAATATCAATTATTGGTATAGGTTCAGCAACAATAACGGCAATGATTAATGGAGTGGAAGCTGAAGGTTCGATTCAGCTAAATGTGGAAGGCGGTTTTGATTTCGCTCCTATTCCTCCAAGTAGAAATCCAGAAGATGTTGTATCCGTCTTTAGCGACGCCTATAATAACGTGCCTGTGGATTATTATAATGGGTTTTTTAATGGAGACGGTCAAACTACAGAAGGAGGAGAACCGCCTTTAGATATTTCGGAAGATAATATCATCAATTATACATCTTTGAACTTTGTTGGTATAGGCACTTTTCTCAACGTGTCTCCAATTGATATTTCTGAAATGACACATTTGCATATAGATATTAAACCAAACGAAGCAGTACAAGGTGGAGACTTCATTTTGATAAGATTATTGAATGGCGTTCAAACTAATAATGAAACTTCAGGCTTCGTTCAATTTAACTCAGGTAATTTTGAACAAGATGTATGGCAAAGTTTTGATATTCCAATCGAAGATTTCAATCTTTCTGATACTTCTCAAATAGGACTTCTCTTTTTTGAATCGGGTGGAACATTACAAAATATTTTCGTTGATAATATTTATTATTACAGGGAATAATAACTGATTTTAAGCTATAAAAATTGATAATTTATGAAAGTTAGATATAACGATAAAATTAATCCTTTTGTTCTTTTTTGGATGTTTTCAATGTCCTTAATTATCGTGAGTTGCAATACAGATGACACACAGACGGTGACCACTTTTGATAATCTGGTCCTTGAGGATAATTTTGATATTGATGGCGCTCCAGATTCTAATCTATGGGCCTTTGATATTGGAACAGGAGAAGATCAAGGTTTGGACAGATGGGGCAATAATGAACTGCAATACTACACCGACAGAACTGAAAATGTAAAAGTTGAAAACGGATTTTTATTAATTACAGCTAGACAAGAAGCTTTTGAGAATTCATCTTACACATCAGCACGTTTGAAGACTAAGGGTAAATTTCAGCAAAAATATGGGCGTTTTGAAGCACGAATTCGATTGCCTTATGGGCAAGGCATGTGGCCAGCGTTTTGGATGTTGGGTGATGATAGCGATGGTGCAGAATGGCCGCAAATTGGAGAAATCGATATCATGGAAAATCGTGGGCAAGAACCAACCTTGATCACGGGAAGTGTTCATGGTCCAGGCTACTCGGCAGGTAATGCAGAATCAAAATCATACACGCTTAATGGCGACAGGTTTGATACGGGCTTTCATGTTTTTGGTATAGAGTGGGGACCAGATTACATCAACTACTATGTTGATGATGTGCTTTACAATCAAATTACTCCAGAAGATGTTTCTGGAGAATGGGTCTTTAACGATCGCCCTTTCTATATGCTCCTCAATTTGGCTATAGGCGGTGATTTTGTTGGAAACCCAACCGATGATACAGAGTTTCCACAAACCATGCTCATTGATTATGTGCGTGTTTATCAAAAATAGCAAGATCAAAAAAACACCCCTTAAAAGGGAATCCTTAGATATTTGAACATTAGAGAGGATGGAATTAATAAGTTATAAATTAAAATATAAAAAAATGATTAAAGGAATTAGAATAATAGGTTTGCTAATCTTTGCATTGGCTTTTTGTGGGTGTGAGGATGATGACGCCTTGCTTCCTCAAATAGAAGCGGTATTTACGCACACTATAGATCAAGAGAGTGGTGTGGTAACATTTATCAATGCATCCAGTAATGCCGATACGTATTCTTGGGATTTTGGAGATGGTACAACGTCTTCTCAAATCAATCCCGTCAAAATGTATTCAACAGGGACTTATACCATAGTATTGACAGCAGAAAATGCTGCAGGAGCTTCAGATAGTTATGAAGATACGATCTCCATTCAAATTCCTGAGCCAATAACGTTGCCTATCACTTTTGATAATCCGCAGGTATCTTACAATGCCACGACTTTTGGAGGTGTTTCATTTAGTGTAGTTGAAAATCCAGATCTTTCTGGAGTTAATGATGTGGCATCAAACGTAGGTGAGATTGTTAACAGTGGCGCAGCCTTTGAAGGATTGTTTTTTGATTTAGATACCTCACTTAATTTGAGTGATGATAACTCAGTAAAAATGAAATTTTGGTCTCAGTCGCCAATAGATGTGCTTTTAAAACTTGAAGAAGGAACGGGTTCCGACGCAGAAACGACAGCCAGTCATGGTGGTACAGGTTGGGAAGAATTAATTTTTACCTATACTTCTTCATCTAGTTATTCAAGATTAACATTGTTTGTTGACGGTCCGGGAGCCACAGCAGGAACATTTTACTTAGATGATATTGAACAAGCTTTTGTTGTAGTTGGCCCTAATTGTGTGCCAGAAACCACACAATCACTTAACGCAGCAGATTTTAACCTTACGTTCCAGAATGATCCAACCGCAAGCATCGAATCTGATGGTGCAGGATTTGCCTGGATCGATAATCCCGATGTGGACAACTCAGTAAACAGCTCTTGTAAAGTAGGACAGATCGATAGAACTAGCGCCGCGATGTTTGCAAATAATCAAATTACACTAGATGCTAAATTGGATTTTAATGCAAATTCTGGCTTTAAAATGAAGGTTTGGGCTCCTCAAGGAGAAACAGAAGTTTTACTAAAATTAGAAGATCAAAATGCAGCAGGAACGTTTAAGGAAGTATTTGCTACAACATCGGCAGGAAGTGGAATGCAGTGGGAAGAATTAACCTTTAATTTTGTTCCAGAAGATTCTAATAAATATGACAAGATTGTATTGTTCTTTGAATTAGGCACTAGTACTCAAGAAACCTACTACATCGATGACCTCGCATTGTTTGGTGACGGCGGAGGTGGTGGCACTGGTGGAGGTGGCGGCGGATGTGACGGTGATGCCGTTGCTGCAACATCACTTCCAGTTACTTTTGAAGGCTGCGAGTCGTTTATAAGTACGTTTTCTAGTAGTGATGCAACACCGGTGACTACGAGCTTAGTAGATAACCCTTCACAATCGGGTATCAATACTTCAGATTACGTAATGCAAATTATCAAGCCTAGCGGTATCAATCGTTGGGGAGGTATCCAAAACTCTTTTCCAGCAGGTACAATAGATTTTACAACGCAAACCTTTAAGGTTAAGGTGTATTCTAGCATTCCAGATGTGACTTACAGGTTTGAAATAGCATTAGATCCACAGACTACTCCTGTAACAGGAAATCCAGCACCACAGTTTCGTCAAGTAACTGGAGGCGCTAATGAGTGGGTTGAACTAGAGTTTACTTTTATAAACCTGCCGCCATCTGGATCTCCTACGGTGTATAACCAACTTGTTATTAAGCCAGATAATCCAGATGGTACCGATGGCGATGTTACAACCGAGGAGCGCGTGTATTATATAGATGATTTAAGATTAGACTAACATATTACAAGTTCATTTATTCAAAAGGTCGAGATAGCTCGGCCTTTTTTCAAAATTTTTTTTTGTAAAAAGACACAAGAAAGGTCAATTAATACAACAATTTAGACAATGCAAAGTGAGAAGTCAATAGATTTAAAAAGCGTTACCATTGATAACGAATCCTTTTTCAAGATTACTAATAGCGATCAATTACGACCATTTTTTATGAGCATTGTGAGTGATGCCAATCATTGGTTATTTGTTGCAAGTAATGGCGGTATCTCTGCCGGTCGAAAAAATAGCGAGTATGCCTTTTTTCCATATTATACAGATGATAAGATCACAGAATCTGTTGAAGTTACGGGTAGTAAATCTGTATTCATCGTAGACACTGAAGACGGTAAGAAAACCTGGGAACCTTTTTCCATTCGCAATGCCGGCATTTTTAAGAAAACGCGAAATCTCTATAAAAATAACTTCGGAAATAAGGTCATTTTCGAGGAAGAAAATCATGATCTCAACCTCACCTTCAGATACCAATGGAGTTCAAGCAATACTTACGGTTTTGTAAAAACGGCCACATTGATCAATACCTCAAGCTCAGCGCAGCAGGTTTCTGTACTAGATGGCTTACAGAATATTTTGCCGTTTGGTGTTCCTTCAGAAACACAAATGCGGGTTAGTAATCTTGTAGATGCCTATAAACGTAGCGAACTAGTTAAAGACGCAGGTCTCGGCATTTTTGCATTGAGCGCCATTATAGTTGATAAGGCAGAGCCTAGTGAGGCGCTTAAAGCCAATATCGCATGGTCTTTAGGCTTAGAGAACGCTAAATATTTGGTCTCCTCAAAACAAATTTCCGAGTTTAGAAAAGGGCTTCCTATCACTCAAGAGCTGGATGTTAAAGCAGAAAAAGGTGCTTATTTTATTAATGCGGAAATGAGCTTACCAGCAAACTCTGAAAAGAAATGGATGATTATTGGTAATGTTAATCAAAATCATTCTGCAATCGTAGCGCTCGTAGACGAGATAAAAAACGATAAGCACCTCGGTTCGAAGGTTAAGGCGGATATTGAAAAAGGTACAGAAACCTTGATTAAATTAAATGCCGGTGCAGATGCAATGCAGCTTACGGCAGACCATCTTAGAGATACCAGACACTTCTCGAACACTTTGTTCAATATCATGCGAGGTGGCATTTTTGATCATAATTATCAAATTGAAAGACAAGACTTCAGTACATACATCTCTAAAGCAAATACGAAGGTCTATACTGAAGTAAAAGACATTTTAAATGCACTCCCAGAAACTTTTGACTTATCAAAGCTAAAAGACACAGCAGGCTCAAGTGAGGATTTAGATTTTAAACGACTTTGTTTAGAATATATGCCATTAAAGTTTAGTCGTAGACATGGGGATCCTAGTAGACCTTGGAATAAGTTTTCTATAAACACTACAAATGAAGAGGATGGTTCAAAAATTCTAGATTACGAAGGGAATTGGAGGGACATTTTTCAAAACTGGGAGGCTCTAGCACATGCTTACCCAGAGTTTATTGAAAGTATGATCCATAAATTTTTAAACGCGAGTACCTTTGATGGGTATAACCCTTATCGCGTCACAAAAGATGGTTTTGATTGGGAAACGATCGAGCCAGATGATCCTTGGTCTTACATAGGATATTGGGGTGATCATCAAATTATTTATTTGCTCAAATTTCTTGAGTTTATAGAACACCATAAGCCAGGTAAATTGAAGTCTTATTTTGATGCTTCTATCTTTGTCTATGCCAATGTGCCTTATAGAATTAAGGCTTATGATACTATCTTGAGCAATCCAAAAGACACGATTGATTTTGATATAGATATTCAAAAACAAATAGAGGCAGAGCGTCTTCAGCTTGGTGCAGATGGTACGCTTCTAAAAGCTCGTGATCATTCCATCTATAAAGTCAATTTTATTGAGAAGTTATTAGCCACAGTATTGGCAAAGCTATCCAATTTTATTCCAGAAGGAGGGATTTGGTTAAATACCCAAAGGCCAGAATGGAACGACGCCAATAACGCATTGGTTGGTAATGGTGTATCCATGGTGACCTTGTATTATTTAAGGCGCTTTCTCCATTATTTTCAAAGTATTTTGTCTAATGCCGATGTGCAAAATGTTCATATTTCCGAAGAATTATTGGAGTTTTTCAACGGGGTACATGATGCATTTAAGGAGCATGAGTCGTTATTAAGCGGTGCCTTCAATGACAAGCAGCGTAAAGCAGTTTTAGATCAATTGGGAACTAGTGCCAGTCACTACCGATTGGCGATTTATAAAAATGGGTTTTCCGGTAAAAAGCAAGCCCTAAAATTAGATGATCTTCAAGCTTTAATTACAATAAGCTTAAACTATTTGGACCATTCAATTGAAGCCAATCAAAGAAAAGATAAGTTATATCACGCTTACAATTTGATGACTGTAGCATCAGACAACAGCGTTTCTATATCTTATTTAGAGGAAATGTTAGAGGGTCAGGTAGCGGTGTTGAGTTCCGGTTATTTAGATTCTAAAACAGCCTTAGAGGTGTTGAATGCCATGAAAAACTCTAGATTATTTCGTCCAGATCAATACAGTTATTTACTCTATCCAAATAAGGAACTCCCCGGGTTTATGGTAAAAAACACCATTCCTAAAGAAGCGGTTTCCAAATCACAATTGATAAAACAACTTACAGATCATGGCAACACATCCATTGTAGAAAAGGATGTGCACGGTGATTATCATTTCAATGGAAATTTCAACAACGCCGAGAGTCTGAAACAGGCATTAGCCAAATTGAAAACCTCTCAATTTTCCGATTTAGTTGAACAGGAAACCCCGCTGCTTCTTAGCACTTTTGAAAAGGTGTTTAATCACAAAGCGTTTACAGGCAGATCGGGCACATTTTATGGCTACGAAGGTCTGGGGTCTATTTACTGGCACATGGTATCTAAGTTGCAATATGCAGTGCAAGAAGTGTGCTTAGGTGCTATTAAAGACAAAGAAAGTGATGAGGTAATTGGTAAATTGTTAGAGCATTATTACGAAATAAATGAAGGGATTGGGGTACATAAGTCGCCAGAACTTTACGGGGCTTTCCCAACCGATCCTTATTCTCATACTCCCGCAGGAAAAGGTGCACAACAACCTGGGATGACGGGGCAGGTTAAGGAAGACATCTTATCTCGAATTGGAGAGCTTGGCGTATTTGTTCAAAATGGTCAGATACGCTTCAATCCGTGTCTGTTGAGAACCGATGAATTTTTAAAAACACCTAAAGTATATCACTATACAGATGTTGTTCAAAGCGCTCGCCATATAGAGTTGGAAGCAAATATGTTGGCCTTTACCTATTGCCAAGTACCAGTTATATATGAATTGGGCAATACAACAGGAGTTGAGGTTACGTTTTCAAATTCAGAAACAACAGCCTTTGACACCCTAACCTTAGACGAGGCCATAAGCGCTCATATTTTTAAAAGAAACAATAAAATTAAACAGGTCAAAGTATACGTAACGAAGCAGATTTGTAATTAAAATCAAATTGAGTCTTTTACGCCGTACTCTATTTCAGTCCATAAACCAATCAAAAATGAAGTATTTAAAATCATCACTTATTGTGCTTTTGGCGATGCTCTTTTGTGCGGCATGTAAAGAAGAAGCCAAGGACAAAAACCAGCCAGAAATCGTGAAAAAACCATCAACTATAACCGCAAAGGATATCTTGGGTAATCCAAACTATCATGCCATTTCATTTGGCGCTTACAGAGAGAAAACCTTAGATGTTGAGCCTACATTAGAAGAACTCAAAGACGATATGAAATTACTATCTGCTATGGGGATTAAGGTCATACGTAATTATAAAGTGCATTTACCAGAGGCTACAAACATCTTAAAAGCGATAACCGCATTAAAAAAGGAAGATCCTTCTTTTGAAATGTATGTGATGTTGGGAGCATGGATCGATTGTAAAAATGCGTGGACAGACAAAGCTCCAGATCATAATGTAGAGAGTGAGGCCAATAAGCCTCAAATAGAAAAGGCCGTAGCACTAGCCAACCAATATCCAGATATTGTTAAGGTTATAGCCGTAGGTAATGAGGCTATGGTGAAATGGGCAGAAACCTATTATGTGCAACCAAGTGTTATTTTAAAATGGGTCAACCATCTGCAGGCTCTCAAAAAGGACGATAAACTTCCCAGGGATTTATGGATTACAAGTTCAGATAACTTTGCCTCATGGGGTGGCGGAGATCCCTTGTATCATACTGAAGATTTAACAAAGCTCATTCATGCGGTCGATTTCATTTCGATGCACACCTATCCTATGCATGATACGCACTATAATCCTGCATTTTGGGGTGTTCCTAAATATGAAAAAAACCTATCAGATAAGCAGAAGGTAAAAGCGGCGATGCTGCGCGCTAAAAATTACGCCATCTCACAATATAATGGGGTTAAGAACTACATGGAAAGTCTTGGGGTGAATAAACCAATTCATATAGGAGAAACGGGTTGGGCTTCACATTCTAACGGATTTTATGGTCCTAATGGTTCTAAGGCCTGTGACGAATATAAAGAGGCCTTGTACTATCAACATATGCGAGAATGGACCGATAGCGCAGGTATCTCTTGTTTTTATTTTGAAGCCTTTAATGAGCAATGGAAAGATGCGGCAAACCCTGGAGGCTCAGAAAATCATTTTGGACTCTTTAAAATCAACGGCGAAGCAAAATATGTGCTTTGGGATTTGGTAGATAAAGGCAGATTTGAGGGGTTAACCAGAAATGGAAACCCGATAGTCAAGTCATACAACGGTAATGAAGAACAGCTCATGCAGGATGTTTTGGTTCCGCCTACAGTTCAAGAAATAGCATCGCGATCACATTAGATATAGACGACCAATTCATAAAAAAGGAAAGAGATATGAGACTTACAAAACCGCTTATTGCCATTCTTGT
Proteins encoded in this window:
- a CDS encoding glycosyl hydrolase family 17 protein, translating into MKYLKSSLIVLLAMLFCAACKEEAKDKNQPEIVKKPSTITAKDILGNPNYHAISFGAYREKTLDVEPTLEELKDDMKLLSAMGIKVIRNYKVHLPEATNILKAITALKKEDPSFEMYVMLGAWIDCKNAWTDKAPDHNVESEANKPQIEKAVALANQYPDIVKVIAVGNEAMVKWAETYYVQPSVILKWVNHLQALKKDDKLPRDLWITSSDNFASWGGGDPLYHTEDLTKLIHAVDFISMHTYPMHDTHYNPAFWGVPKYEKNLSDKQKVKAAMLRAKNYAISQYNGVKNYMESLGVNKPIHIGETGWASHSNGFYGPNGSKACDEYKEALYYQHMREWTDSAGISCFYFEAFNEQWKDAANPGGSENHFGLFKINGEAKYVLWDLVDKGRFEGLTRNGNPIVKSYNGNEEQLMQDVLVPPTVQEIASRSH